One window of Fusarium keratoplasticum isolate Fu6.1 chromosome 2, whole genome shotgun sequence genomic DNA carries:
- a CDS encoding Sulfatase domain-containing protein, with protein sequence MAEKRPNFLIIVADDLGFSDCGCFGSEIETPNIDALATESGALRYTNYHVAAACSPTRSMLMTGTDHHIAGLGQLQEITRASPAHYGKPGHEGYLNQRVVALPELLSDGGYFTCMSGKWHLGLRPEHHPIQRGFKKSFALLPGCANHYAYEPQYKDPATEPGKFFETATRALHVEDERVLGRLPDDFYSSDAYADKLMSYLENRTEEEKDQPFFAYLPFSAPHWPLQAPKEVCDKYRGFYDDGPEALRQKRLARLKELGMVDPGVNPHPVVIIDGKPENWDDLPEDIRKASGRAMEVYAGMVDRMDWNIGRVVDYLRKTGEYDNTFVLFMSDNGAEGASYEAQPIVGDSIMAHVEKYYNNSLENIGRGNSFVWYGCRWAQAATAPSRLYKMHSTEGGCRVPLVVRPPVSMGISSTAGNGVITDAFCTVMDIVPTVLDLAKLKHPGTHYKGREIAPLRGRSWTRFLSLIHDTEGSSKAQVHDQDYVMGFEIAGSGALRRGDWKITFVPAPKGPQKWELFNIREDPGEVDDLSQKHPQLLKEMLELWEEYKKDVGVVGLAGEYEAGVQGDAKTTLVDELEDPYAWIKYIGRPEITPERLKGVIPSVS encoded by the exons ATGGCGGAGAAGCGACCAAACTTTCTCATCATCGTTGCCGATGACCTGGGCTTTAGCGACTGCGGTTGCTTTGGCTCGGAGATTGAGACGCCCAACATTGACGCCTTGGCGACTGAGAGCGGTGCTCTTCGATATACCAACTATCATGTTGCTGCAGCGTGTTCCCCAACGCGATCGATGCTGATGACTG GAACTGACCATCACATTGCTGGACTCGGTCAACTCCAAGAAATCACTCGCGCATCCCCAGCTCACTACGGAAAGCCGGGTCATGAGGGCTACCTCAACCAACGCGTTGTGGCACTCCCGGAGCTTCTATCTGACGGCGGCTACTTTACCTGCATGTCTGGCAAATGGCATCTCGGCCTCAGGCCAGAACATCACCCCATACAGCGCGGCTTCAAGAAATCATTCGCCCTCCTCCCGGGGTGCGCCAACCACTACGCTTATGAACCCCAGTACAAGGATCCTGCGACGGAGCCTGGAAAGTTCTTTGAGACTGCGACCCGTGCCCTTCacgttgaggatgagagaGTCCTCGGTCGGCTGCCAGACGACTTTTACAGCAGCGATGCATATGCGGACAAGCTCATGTCATATCTGGAGAACCGgacagaagaggagaaagaccAGCCATTCTTTGCTTATCTTCCCTTCAGCGCGCCGCACTGGCCTCTTCAAGCACCCAAGGAGGTATGCGACAAGTACCGCGGCTTCTATGACGATGGCCCTGAGGCGCTGCGACAGAAAAGACTGGCTAGActcaaggagcttggcaTGGTTGACCCAGGCGTGAACCCTCATCCTGTGGTGATAATAGACGGAAAGCCAGAGAACTGGGATGATCTTCCTGAAGACATCCGAAAGGCCTCGGGCCGTGCAATGGAGGTCTATGCTGGTATGGTTGATCGCATGGACTGGAACATTGGCCGCGTTGTCGACTATCTTCGTAAGACCGGCGAGTATGATAACACGTTTGTCTTGTTCATGAGCGACAATGGTGCCGAAGGGGCGAGTTATGAAGCCCAGCCTATCGTTGGCGATAGCATTATGGCTCATGTGGAAAAGTACTACAATAACAGTCTGGAGAATATCGGCCGTGGGAACAGCTTTGTCTGGTACGGCTGTCGTTGGGCTCAAGCGGCAACAGCTCCCTCTCGACTTTACAAGATGCACTCTACAGAGGGCGGATGCCGAGTTCCTCTTGTGGTGAGGCCACCCGTCAGTATGGGTATATCCTCGACAGCTGGAAATGGAGTCATCACGGACGCGTTCTGCACCGTCATGGATATTGTACCAACTGTTCTCGACCTAGCGAAGTTGAAGCACCCTGGGACACATTATAAAGGCAGAGAGATTGCACCTCTTCGCGGCCGTAGCTGGACGAGATTCCTCTCACTCATCCATGACACAGAAGGAAGCTCCAAGGCGCAGGTGCACGACCAAGACTACGTGATGGGATTCGAGATTGCTGGATCAGGGGCTCTACGGCGTGGCGACTGGAAGATCACATTTGTCCCAGCACCAAAGGGTCCACAGAAGTGGGAGCTCTTCAACATACGGGAGGATCCTGGAGAAGTGGACGATCTATCTCAGAAGCATCCTCAGCTTCTCAAGGAAATGCTCGAGCTGTGGGAGGAGTATAAGAAGGATGTGGGAGTTGTGGGCTTGGCTGGTGAGTACGAGGCTGGCGTTCAGGGCGATGCAAAGACGACTTTGGTGGATGAGTTGGAAGACCCTTATGCGTGGATCAAGTACATAGGTAGGCCCGAGATCACACCGGAGAGACTCAAAGGCGTCATTCCATCTGTATCGTAG